The stretch of DNA ATTCATATTTACTTTGCAGATCCCTGGCATAAACGACGTCACCATAAACGCAGACTCATTCAGGCAGAGTTTGTTCGTCTCTTGGTATCACGCTTAAAGCCTGGAGGGTATTTGCACTTAGCAACCGATTGGCATAACTATGCTGAACAAATGCTTTTAGTATTAAATGCTGAGTCCACTCTACAAAACACTTCTACAGAGCAAGTCATGGTGGAAACTTTTTCTGCAACTGATACAGAGCCCAGTCTGCCTAATAAAGTATCTACAGAATTTAAACCCAGTCCAGAGCAGTTGCTAGCCAAGCATTCTGGCTATGCAGAACGACCAGCCTATCGACCCATTACCAAATTTGAGAACCGTGGCCTCAAGTTAGGACACGGCGTGTGGGACTTGGTTTACAAAAAGAAAGAAGGGTAGTAACAACAGCAACAACAGCCCTAGAGACCCAAACAAACATATTTGAGCTCTAAGTATTCATCCATACCGTAGACGCTGCCTTCTCGTCCCAATCCTGATTGCTTGACGCCACCAAAGGGCCCCACTTCATTAGAGATGATTCCGGAGTTCACACCCACAATGCCGTACTCTAGGGCTTCAGCAGTTCTCCAGATACGACCAATATCTCGACTGTAAAAATAAGAAGCTAAGCCAAATTGGCTATTGTTGGCCAGTGCAATAACCCCTTCATCATTCTCAAAACTCATGATGGCTGCTACTGGACCAAAGGTCTCTTCATGGGTAATGAGCATGTCATTGCTGACATTAGACAAAATGGTGGGTTCATAAAAGGTGCCGCCCAGAGAAGAACGTTTGCCACCGGTGACTAAAGCAGCGCCTTTACTTAATGCGTCAGCAACATGGCGCTCTACTTTCTGAAGGGCGGCTGGCTCAATGAGTGGCCCCTGCGTAGTGCCCTGATCCATTCCATTACCCAGTTTGATGCTTTGCACTGCTTTAGCAAACTTTTCTACAAACTCCGCTTGGACACTTTTATGGACATAAAACCGATTGGCGCATACACAGGTTTGACCCGAGTTACGATATTTAGAAGCCATAGCGCCAGAGACAGCTGCATCAATGTCGGCATCTTCAAAAACAATGAAGGGAGCATGGCCACCCAGCTCAAGCGCTAGTTTCTTAATAGTGGGGGCGCATTGGGCCATTAAGATGCGACCGACTTCAGTAGAGCCTGTAAAAGATAAATGACGTACGACAGTGGATTCACAAAGGGTTTTGCCAATAGCAATGGACTGATCTGCATCGGCTGTGAGGATATTAATAACACCAGCGGGTACACCAGCACGCTGAGCCAATTCTGCTAAAGCCAGTGCAGATAATGGCGTGAGCTCTGCTGGTTTAATCACGATGGTGCAACCTGCCGCCATAGCAGGCGCAATTTTGCGAGTGATCATGGCAATAGGGAAGTTCCAGGGCGTAATGGCAACACATACGCCAATAGGCTGCTTCATGACGATGAGGCGTTTATCACTCCAGGTAGAGCCTGGTATTGAGCCTGCTACGCGCTTCGCTTCCTCTGCAAACCATTCGATAAATGAAGCGCCATAAGTCACTTCACCAGTGGATTCGACTAGAGGCTTGCCTTGCTCAAGGGTCATGAGGGTAGCGAGATCTTGCGTATTGGCAATGATGAGATCAAACCATTTGCGCATGACGCTGGCACGCTCTTTACCGGTTTTACTTTTCCATTCTTTAAATGCGGTGTCTGCAGCACCAATCGCAAGCTTAGCGTCTAGTGGCGCCAGATTAGTAACTTGGGCAATCAGTTCGCCTGTTGCTGGATTGGTGACATCAAACTGCTTGCCAGATTGAGCCTGAACCCATTGCCCATTGATAAACGCCTCTTCTTTAAAAAGGCTTGGATCTTTTAGCAGCTTACGAATATCAACTTTTTGCATGGGGTCATCTCCTCAATCTCTTTGATCTATATCAACATCGATTTACTATGGTAGTCCATAAATTTTATTTCTCAGAGGAAATTTGAAATGTCTACAGGTTCAACGGTCGACATGAAGAGAGTAAATGCTCGCTTTATGGTAAAGCCTGTAAGTAAAGCGAGTTATACCTTGGGGGAGTTGCTGGCGCAGTGTAATGCTGGAGAAGTACGCTTAATGAGCCCAATGTGCACAATACGTCCAATAGAAGACATATTGTGGTTAAAAATACATCTTGTTGGTAATGAGATTATTTAACGCAGCACAGTGATGTTTATCTTGTTAACTTAAATCCTACGCAGAGTCACGAGCAGAAGGGCTTGCGGCTAGTTTAAATAGTGTCACCCAGCGCCTAACCAGCGCCCAACCAACACCCAACTAACTCTATCCCGCCGCAATCTCCGTACTACGCAATTGCTGTGCCAAAAGATCGAGTACGCCGTTAACGTACTTATGACCATCAGTGCCACCAAAGGTTTTAGCCAACTCTACTGCTTCGTTAATAGCTACCTTATATGGAACCGATAAATCCATTGCTAGTTCGTAAGTGCCAATAAGAAGGGCGGCATGCTCTACGGGAGATAGTTCATTAATAGGGCGATCTAAGGCAGGCGTAATGAGACCTTCGAGTTCATCAGTATGCTCAAGCGTGCCAGTAAAGATACCTTGGAACAAATCGTGCTGACAACGACGAAAACCAGGATCTTCAGCAAGCTGTCTGGCAATTGCTGCAGCATTAGGCAAGCTACCTGCACGACGCATTACCAAGCTTTGGTAGACACCCTGTAAGGCGTACTCACGGGCACGGCGACGTGGTGTGAGGGAGCGCTTAGGGGCGCTGTTGGCTGCAGCGGTTGTCGAAGTGGTTGCTGCAGTGGTTGCCGCAGTTGTTGCTGCAGCTGCAGGAAGAGTGTTTTTAGTCATGTACTGGTTATCTTCCGAATTACTCTTGGGGATTGCTGATTTCAAAATCAATATCTGGGGTTAGTGCTAAGGCCAGATTGGCCATCTCAACAACTGCTCTAGCGCAGTCTGCTCCTTTAACCTGCACACGCACTTGAGCTTGTTCATCAGTTTCACAAGTGAGCACACCATTGGCGATGGGTAGACCAGATTCTAGGCAGATGCGGCTAATGCCAGCAGCAGATTCATTTGAGACCAACTCAAAGTGGTATGTCTCACCCCGAATGACCGCGCCTAAAGCAACTAAGCCATCAAATTCACCAGTCTCCGCTAGCTTTTGCAGTGCAAACGGAATTTCTAATGCACCGGGTACGGTAACTAATTTAATGTCGGCTTGGGATACACCCAATTGGATTAACTCTTCAATACAAGCAGTGGTTAGCGCAGAGCAATGCGCTTCATTAAAGCGCGCTTGCACAATGCCTACCCGCAGGTCTTCACCATTGAGATCGCTGGCTAATACGCCAACGGATTGTTCGTTATCTAATGTGTTCATAGGGTCTTGGGGTTTAACTTTAGGGGTTTAATCTTTATTAGATTTAGTAGATTTAGTAGATTAGATAAATTAGCTCGATTGCTCTGGCTCAAAAGGCATGTAGCCAGTCACTTCAAGCTTATAGCCTGACAAGCTGGGAACCGGATTAGGGTTAGCAAGCAAACGCATTTTGCCAACGCCCAGATCTTTCAGAATTTGAGCACCAATACCGTAACTCCGAAAATCAGTCTTCCGAGCCAGTGGTTTAGCCGCCGCTTCTGTTTGTGAACCATTGAGTTTATGAAACTGTGCAAGCCAATCCACATCACCTGGCGCTGCAATGCCAGAGGCATTTAAAAGCACGGCAACCCCAGCAGGGGCATTGGCTAGTTTTTGCAATGCCTGTGCAAGAGGCCAGGAGTGAGTACTGACATTCGCATCTAAAAAATCCAATACTGTGACAGGTTCATGAACCCGCACTAGTGTTTCAGTAGTCTCAGAAGGGGTGCCATGCACTAAAGCAAGATGTATACAGGAGCTAGGGGTATCACGATAGATGATCCCCTGAAACTTACCCCAAGGGGTATTGAACTCCCGCTCACCTTCCCGCACAACAATACTTTCATGTTGGCTGCGGTATTGAATGAGGTCAGCGATACTGCCGATTTTGAGTTGATGCTCTTTAGCAAATATCAATAGATCTGGCAGACGCGCCATGCTGCCATCGTCTTTCATAATCTCGCAAATGACGGCAGTGGGAGAGCATCCAGCCATACCGGCTAAATCACATCCGGCTTCCGTATGGCCAGAGCGAATGAGTACGCCACCTGGTTGCGCCATCAATGGAAAGATATGCCCTGGCTGAACAAGATCATTAGGCTTAGCATTGGGCGCTACCGCAGTTTGGATCGTGAGCGCCCGGTCTGCCGCAGAAATGCCTGTTGTGACACCACGCGCCGCTTCAATCGATACCGTGAAATTAGTCCCCATCGAGGCGCCGTTATCCCTCACCATCAGGGGGAGGTTTAATTGTTGGCAGCGCTCGCGAGTTAAGGTGAGGCAAATCAGCCCACGACCATGTTTGGCCATGAAATTAACTGCCTCGGCTGTGACATGGTCAGCAGCTAAAACGAGATCACCTTCATTCTCGCGGTCTTCTTCATCGACCAGAATGACCATCTTGCCCGCTTTAAGCTCAGCAACGATTTCTTCTGTGGAGGCGAGGGTATTTTGCATAGCCCTCTATTTTAAGCTGAGCAGCAGTTTTTCGGGCTACATCGTGAGATCTTTCATAAATAGAGAAGATATTCATTCAATATCCGGTCTTTCTGACGACTGAGCTTACTTATACCGATTTTCCAAGCCATTGCGGATCGAGACAATGGCTGATGTCCCCCAAATCCACCTCATTACAGCTGACCCCCGAAAAGCTGGTTCATGCCAATGGATTCATATTGCTTGAAGTCTTGGTGGCCATGAGTCTAGTCGCTAGCAGTTGGATAGCATTAGGAGCGACTTATCAGCAATTAGCATTGCGACTAGCAATAGTCCAAGAGCAGCGGGTGCAGATGAAAAAAGCATTAGATGAGCATGAAATCAATACCTTGGGGCATAAACAATTTCAGCCAAGGACCCCATCAGCAGAAACCACACAAAAAAAGTTTAAATGAGTCTGCTGGAGTGCCTCGTAGGTCTTGCCATCTCCCTCATCCTAGTCACACCCCTAATGAAAACTAGTGGCGAACTAATCGCGAAACAAATTGAATATGAAAAAACCCAATCGCTCACTGCGGAAGCTGATCGTGCTTTGGAACTCATTGGTCGATCTATTCGTATGGCGGGTTACCAGCCTACGGCTTCTTTCGCTAGAGGGCGTCATCCATCCAAATCAGCTCAAGCCTTTATCCAGATTCAGAAAAAGAGTGGGTATCAAGGCTCGGATGCATTGATGGTGAAGCATGCTTTATCTAGCGCAGGAGATTTAGATTGCATCGGAAACACCCTGTCACCAGGCCGTACTAAAAATGGCTTAGCGCAGCAGGGCTTTGTAGTAGATCGACCAGCCTCTGCTCCAAAAGGTGGGCGTGTGAATGGAGGTGGAGGTGGAAGTAGAAGTGGGGGTGGAAGTGGAGGTGGAAGTGGAGGTTCGCTCATCTGCCAATCATTAGATAAGGAAGGCCGACTCCAAAACACAACCCTCATGAATGGAGTCCATTACTTTGCTGTTGAAGCATTGCCGGCGCCATCCGGCAAGGCTTATAGAGTTAGGCTAGAAATGACTGATGGGCACTTAATACATCGAGTGTTTGAGCGCACATTTGCTAGTCGTAATCTCTGATGATCATTGCTTGGGTTTTATCTCTACTGCTATTGCTGTCTTCCCTCATTGCCTATATTGAACGCTTAACTGCGTTAGAGATCATTAGCGCCACCACTTTTATTACTGCTAGCAAACAATTTATAGAGGCAGAAAAAGCATTATTAGCGTGTGAGCAAAACATTTTTAGTATTGCCTTACAAGAGCAATCTGCTTGTCATATTCAGTCAGTAGGGAAAGGTCTTTGGCTGATCTCTACTAAAGGCACTAAAGGTACTCCGGTGCTTGAGGTACTGATCTTGGTGGATGAAAAAACAACTGAAGTCACTCGTCTGAATTGGCGTCAACATTTTGAATAAACTAAATCACAAAAGTGCCAACGAACAAGGAAGCAGCTTAATAGAGTTAATGGCGGTGGTTCTGATCATTGCCATCATGACAGTCATGACCATGCCGATGTTGCAGGAGCAAATGGCCGCTCGAGAAATCGATATGCTTGCCAGGCGATTTATTGCCCATGCGCAGTTTGCTCGTGGGCAAGCATTGCAATTGGGTATGGCTGTGCACATTACCCCTTCGGGCAGTGCTGATGGGGCTGATTGGGCTGATTGGGCCGATTGGGAGGACGGCTGGGTTGTAAAGAACGCCTGCCCACCCATCCAGTCCAAGGCAAATTGTGCCGAGCGGGTATGGTTTGCTCAAAGCGCCATTGCGCCGATCTACTTTAAAGGGGGAGGCAAACAGTTTATGGACCCACATTCCAATAAAAGGGGGATTACCTTTAATGCTGCTGGGGCAGCAAAGACGGCCCAAGGCGGTTTTGTGGCCAATCGACTGATACTAGGTCATGAGCGGGATTCTCGGCTGGAGCGCCAGCTGATATTGAGCAGTGGCGGTCGTTGGAGGGTGTGTGATCCCCAGCGGGATAGCAAAGCCTGCCGTTAAATTTGGTGTAAGCAGCAACAATCGGTTTTAATAGACCCCTATGTATACCGTCGTTGACCATCAATTCATGAGCCAGGCCTTGGCCCAGGCTCAAAAAGCCCTCTACTTATCCACCCCAAACCCGCGCGTAGGTTGCGTTATTACTAAAGACGGGCAAGTGATTGGGAGTGGATATACCCAAAAAGCCGGCGGAAATCATGCTGAGATAGAGGCTTTAGCCGATGCTAAAGCCAATGGCTTTGATGTCTCTGGATCAACGATCTACGTCACCTTAGAGCCCTGTAGTCATGAAGGTAGAACGCCGCCTTGTTCTGATGCACTGATCGCGGCTAAGCCAGCGGTAGTGATCGCTGCGATGCTCGATCCTAACCCTCTAGTGAATGGCCGAGGCCTTGAGCGCTTAAAAGCAGCTGGTATTGACGTGCGCTGTGGTTTGATGGAATCAGAAGCAAGGGCTTTGAACCCAGGATTTATTTCTAGGATGACACGCGGTCTGCCTTGGGTGCGAATGAAAATCGCTGCAAGCCTAGATGGCAAGACCGCCTTAACGAATGGCACCAGTCAGTGGATCACAGGACCTGAGGCACGCTCAGATGGCCATCACTGGCGTGCACAAGCCTGCGCTATTTTGACGGGTGCGGGAACGGTGAAAGAAGACGATCCCACACTAAATGTTCGTGATGTAGTGACTGAACGGCAGCCCTGGAAAATCATTATTGATTCTCGGCTAGAGACACCACTAGACGCTAAGCTATTTACAAATCTCCATCAATCTGGCGTCATCGTCGTTTGTGCTGACATGGATTCTGAAGCGAGCCAAGCAAAATTAAAGGCACTGCAGGACTTAGGAGTGGAAGTGATTGCAATGGCCAATGCCCATGGCAAGGTAGATCTCGCACAACTTCTGCGCTACTTAGCAAAAGAGCGTTCTATGAATGAAATACACATCGAGTCAGGCCATAAGCTAAACGGCTCATTACTCCGAGAAAATTGTGTCGACGAGCTCTTGCTCTACTACGCCCCTTGCTTGTTAGGGGATGGCATCGGCATGGCGAATATCGGTACATTGACTGAGCTCAAGCAACGGCAC from Polynucleobacter sp. TUM22923 encodes:
- the trmB gene encoding tRNA (guanosine(46)-N7)-methyltransferase TrmB, giving the protein MTFSKTDRIRSFVLRAGRTTGGQQRAIDELGPQFLIPFQAQRINLQDAFSGSANSKILEIGFGMGETTAKIAALRPQDDFLAIEVHTPGVGALLKLIGENQLSNLRLMQHDAVEVLQQMIAPNALDGIHIYFADPWHKRRHHKRRLIQAEFVRLLVSRLKPGGYLHLATDWHNYAEQMLLVLNAESTLQNTSTEQVMVETFSATDTEPSLPNKVSTEFKPSPEQLLAKHSGYAERPAYRPITKFENRGLKLGHGVWDLVYKKKEG
- a CDS encoding NAD-dependent succinate-semialdehyde dehydrogenase → MQKVDIRKLLKDPSLFKEEAFINGQWVQAQSGKQFDVTNPATGELIAQVTNLAPLDAKLAIGAADTAFKEWKSKTGKERASVMRKWFDLIIANTQDLATLMTLEQGKPLVESTGEVTYGASFIEWFAEEAKRVAGSIPGSTWSDKRLIVMKQPIGVCVAITPWNFPIAMITRKIAPAMAAGCTIVIKPAELTPLSALALAELAQRAGVPAGVINILTADADQSIAIGKTLCESTVVRHLSFTGSTEVGRILMAQCAPTIKKLALELGGHAPFIVFEDADIDAAVSGAMASKYRNSGQTCVCANRFYVHKSVQAEFVEKFAKAVQSIKLGNGMDQGTTQGPLIEPAALQKVERHVADALSKGAALVTGGKRSSLGGTFYEPTILSNVSNDMLITHEETFGPVAAIMSFENDEGVIALANNSQFGLASYFYSRDIGRIWRTAEALEYGIVGVNSGIISNEVGPFGGVKQSGLGREGSVYGMDEYLELKYVCLGL
- the nusB gene encoding transcription antitermination factor NusB, producing the protein MTKNTLPAAAATTAATTAATTSTTAAANSAPKRSLTPRRRAREYALQGVYQSLVMRRAGSLPNAAAIARQLAEDPGFRRCQHDLFQGIFTGTLEHTDELEGLITPALDRPINELSPVEHAALLIGTYELAMDLSVPYKVAINEAVELAKTFGGTDGHKYVNGVLDLLAQQLRSTEIAAG
- the ribH gene encoding 6,7-dimethyl-8-ribityllumazine synthase; translation: MNTLDNEQSVGVLASDLNGEDLRVGIVQARFNEAHCSALTTACIEELIQLGVSQADIKLVTVPGALEIPFALQKLAETGEFDGLVALGAVIRGETYHFELVSNESAAGISRICLESGLPIANGVLTCETDEQAQVRVQVKGADCARAVVEMANLALALTPDIDFEISNPQE
- the ribBA gene encoding bifunctional 3,4-dihydroxy-2-butanone-4-phosphate synthase/GTP cyclohydrolase II — its product is MQNTLASTEEIVAELKAGKMVILVDEEDRENEGDLVLAADHVTAEAVNFMAKHGRGLICLTLTRERCQQLNLPLMVRDNGASMGTNFTVSIEAARGVTTGISAADRALTIQTAVAPNAKPNDLVQPGHIFPLMAQPGGVLIRSGHTEAGCDLAGMAGCSPTAVICEIMKDDGSMARLPDLLIFAKEHQLKIGSIADLIQYRSQHESIVVREGEREFNTPWGKFQGIIYRDTPSSCIHLALVHGTPSETTETLVRVHEPVTVLDFLDANVSTHSWPLAQALQKLANAPAGVAVLLNASGIAAPGDVDWLAQFHKLNGSQTEAAAKPLARKTDFRSYGIGAQILKDLGVGKMRLLANPNPVPSLSGYKLEVTGYMPFEPEQSS
- a CDS encoding GspH/FimT family pseudopilin, translating into MNKLNHKSANEQGSSLIELMAVVLIIAIMTVMTMPMLQEQMAAREIDMLARRFIAHAQFARGQALQLGMAVHITPSGSADGADWADWADWEDGWVVKNACPPIQSKANCAERVWFAQSAIAPIYFKGGGKQFMDPHSNKRGITFNAAGAAKTAQGGFVANRLILGHERDSRLERQLILSSGGRWRVCDPQRDSKACR
- the ribD gene encoding bifunctional diaminohydroxyphosphoribosylaminopyrimidine deaminase/5-amino-6-(5-phosphoribosylamino)uracil reductase RibD, translating into MYTVVDHQFMSQALAQAQKALYLSTPNPRVGCVITKDGQVIGSGYTQKAGGNHAEIEALADAKANGFDVSGSTIYVTLEPCSHEGRTPPCSDALIAAKPAVVIAAMLDPNPLVNGRGLERLKAAGIDVRCGLMESEARALNPGFISRMTRGLPWVRMKIAASLDGKTALTNGTSQWITGPEARSDGHHWRAQACAILTGAGTVKEDDPTLNVRDVVTERQPWKIIIDSRLETPLDAKLFTNLHQSGVIVVCADMDSEASQAKLKALQDLGVEVIAMANAHGKVDLAQLLRYLAKERSMNEIHIESGHKLNGSLLRENCVDELLLYYAPCLLGDGIGMANIGTLTELKQRHDWQIMDHTVLGQDLRVRLVQSKPKPKPKL